In the Bradyrhizobium guangzhouense genome, one interval contains:
- a CDS encoding adenylate/guanylate cyclase domain-containing protein: MQQIEEWLEQLGMSAYARRFLENHIDISVLPDLNDQDLRELGIVLGDRKKILRAIREMQGSETIASLAISAGAAPDVAERRQLTVMFCDLVGSTALSTQLDPEDLRKIIGAYHKACAAVVEQNGGFVAKYMGDGVLVYFGYPRAHEHDAEHAVQAALALVAAVRKLDTAAPAPLEVRVGIATGLVVVGDIVGSGEAQERGVVGETPNLAARLQAVARPGMVVIADATRRLLGDLFLMTGLGAQHLKGLSGPVEAWAVQGSNAIDGRFDALHGRGLGAIVGRERECAVLAQSWSTARTSDGQVVLIAGEAGIGKSRLVAAILEQVAADAPTQLRYYCSPQHTHSALYPIIKQIERRANFTREDDQKARLDKLDTALGRSSTPVPHRAAIADLLQLGNDGRYPAGGMTPAQRRQRMLEAILLDIQSQARDNPVLILFEDLHWIDPTSLELLDQLIEAIAALPVLLVATFRTEFVPAWGARPHIRAMTIARFDVRETEALLDEVIGEHRLPAHIRKEIIDRADGIPLFVQEMTKAVLEASTDTRLVGTIPAATSSVPATLHASLMARLDRLGSAKEVAQIAAAIGREFSHALLAAIVPVREPELNLALDRLVGAGLLFRQGEPENAHYVFNHALVQEAAYGTLLREKRRALHAALAETIEIDFVDIAEGQPEVLARHYSEAGLLAKAAKLWSKAGRRSLSRSALVEAAEQLARALNLIAGSPETPLLRRERITLQIELANALIHTKGHAAPETRAAFDQARAFIDDAEKLGDTTDDPLLLFSVLYGFWVASRMSFQADVTRELAAQFQALAAQRQAGAPVMIGHLLMGISLVLAGDLAAGSAELDGAVRLYRHAEHRSLAMRFGHDVLVSALAWRAFSRWSLGHADAATVDVERAIGEAREFGHAATLMYALAHVSLTLIYMGKLDSAAELARELMQLADDKGSRFWNAYGKLLSGRVLALEGRDDAAADMIGAGISAMRSTGATAYAPWYLSSLGATYARIGRLEEAQRCSEEALLRIRETGERWQEAEAYCIAGDVALALDPLDVQQARAHFERSLAVAKQQKARSFELAAAESLAAVSPLRTRAPSSYPSSRQPGEADVAGDPAAKDG; this comes from the coding sequence ATGCAGCAAATCGAAGAGTGGCTCGAGCAACTGGGCATGTCTGCTTATGCCCGGCGGTTCCTGGAAAATCATATCGATATCTCCGTCCTGCCGGATCTCAACGACCAGGACCTCCGCGAGCTTGGAATCGTCCTCGGCGACCGCAAAAAGATTTTGCGTGCCATTCGCGAGATGCAGGGTTCCGAGACCATCGCATCCCTCGCCATTTCGGCCGGGGCGGCGCCCGACGTCGCCGAACGGCGCCAGTTGACGGTGATGTTCTGCGATCTCGTCGGTTCGACAGCCTTGTCGACGCAGCTCGATCCGGAGGACCTCCGCAAGATCATCGGCGCATACCACAAAGCCTGCGCAGCGGTCGTCGAACAAAACGGCGGCTTCGTCGCAAAATATATGGGCGACGGCGTGCTGGTGTATTTCGGCTATCCGCGAGCGCACGAGCACGATGCAGAGCACGCCGTGCAGGCGGCACTCGCCCTTGTTGCCGCAGTCAGAAAACTCGATACGGCAGCCCCTGCCCCACTGGAAGTGCGCGTCGGGATCGCAACCGGGCTCGTCGTTGTCGGAGACATCGTCGGCTCCGGAGAGGCGCAGGAACGCGGCGTCGTCGGCGAAACGCCGAACTTGGCGGCCCGCCTTCAGGCGGTTGCAAGGCCCGGAATGGTCGTGATCGCGGACGCGACGCGACGGTTGCTGGGCGATCTGTTTCTGATGACGGGTCTGGGAGCCCAACACCTCAAGGGTCTCTCAGGACCGGTTGAGGCTTGGGCAGTCCAAGGCTCCAATGCCATCGATGGCCGTTTCGACGCCCTGCATGGTCGCGGATTAGGGGCCATCGTCGGACGCGAGCGCGAGTGCGCGGTGCTGGCGCAGAGTTGGTCAACGGCTCGAACGAGCGATGGACAAGTGGTCCTCATTGCCGGCGAGGCGGGCATCGGCAAATCGCGCCTGGTGGCTGCCATTCTGGAGCAGGTCGCTGCGGATGCTCCTACGCAGCTCCGCTACTATTGCTCTCCGCAGCATACCCATTCGGCGCTTTATCCGATCATCAAGCAGATCGAGCGGCGCGCGAACTTTACCCGCGAAGATGACCAAAAGGCACGCCTCGACAAACTTGACACGGCGCTCGGTCGCTCATCGACGCCTGTCCCACACAGGGCCGCGATTGCCGACCTGCTCCAACTCGGCAATGACGGCCGCTATCCCGCCGGCGGCATGACGCCGGCGCAACGCCGCCAACGAATGCTCGAGGCGATCTTGCTCGATATCCAGAGCCAGGCGCGCGACAATCCCGTTCTCATACTTTTCGAGGACCTGCATTGGATCGACCCGACCAGTCTCGAACTGCTTGATCAACTCATCGAGGCGATTGCCGCCCTTCCCGTTCTGCTGGTTGCGACGTTCCGGACCGAGTTTGTACCAGCCTGGGGCGCTCGCCCTCATATCAGAGCAATGACGATCGCCCGGTTTGACGTGCGCGAGACCGAAGCTCTCCTCGATGAAGTGATCGGAGAGCACCGCCTTCCGGCTCACATCCGCAAGGAGATCATCGATCGCGCCGATGGAATACCTCTGTTTGTCCAGGAGATGACCAAGGCCGTGCTGGAGGCCAGCACCGATACGCGGCTCGTCGGGACGATCCCTGCGGCGACAAGCTCGGTGCCGGCCACCCTTCACGCATCCCTGATGGCGCGGTTGGACCGGCTCGGTTCTGCCAAGGAGGTTGCCCAAATCGCGGCCGCGATTGGTCGCGAATTCAGCCATGCGCTGCTCGCTGCCATCGTGCCGGTGCGGGAGCCCGAACTGAACCTCGCACTCGACCGTCTCGTCGGTGCGGGATTGCTGTTTCGTCAAGGCGAGCCAGAGAATGCGCACTATGTCTTCAATCACGCGCTGGTCCAGGAGGCGGCCTACGGCACGCTGCTGCGTGAGAAGCGTCGCGCCCTTCACGCGGCGCTCGCCGAAACCATTGAAATCGATTTCGTCGACATAGCCGAAGGCCAGCCGGAAGTGCTGGCCCGGCATTACAGCGAAGCCGGCCTGCTTGCAAAGGCGGCCAAGCTTTGGAGCAAGGCCGGGCGGCGCTCGCTATCGCGATCGGCGCTGGTCGAAGCGGCCGAACAGCTTGCGCGCGCACTCAACCTGATCGCCGGCTCTCCCGAGACGCCGTTGCTCCGGCGTGAGCGAATCACGCTGCAGATTGAGCTCGCCAACGCCCTCATCCACACAAAAGGCCATGCTGCGCCCGAGACAAGGGCGGCATTCGACCAGGCGCGCGCGTTCATCGATGATGCGGAGAAACTCGGGGATACGACGGACGATCCTCTTCTGCTCTTTTCGGTGCTCTACGGCTTCTGGGTGGCAAGCCGCATGTCGTTCCAGGCCGACGTGACGCGGGAGCTCGCCGCCCAATTCCAGGCCCTCGCCGCGCAGCGGCAGGCGGGCGCACCTGTCATGATCGGGCACCTCCTGATGGGGATTTCTCTTGTGCTCGCGGGCGACCTGGCTGCCGGCTCCGCCGAACTCGACGGCGCAGTGAGGCTGTATCGTCACGCCGAGCACCGCTCTCTGGCCATGCGGTTTGGCCATGACGTTCTTGTCTCCGCATTGGCTTGGCGCGCCTTTTCACGGTGGTCGCTGGGTCATGCCGACGCTGCGACGGTCGATGTGGAACGTGCGATTGGCGAGGCACGCGAATTCGGTCACGCTGCCACGCTGATGTATGCGCTCGCGCATGTGTCGCTGACGTTGATTTACATGGGCAAGCTCGACTCCGCAGCCGAGCTCGCTCGCGAGCTCATGCAGCTCGCCGACGACAAGGGATCACGCTTCTGGAACGCTTATGGGAAGCTGTTGAGCGGCCGCGTGCTCGCGCTGGAGGGACGGGATGACGCAGCCGCCGACATGATCGGGGCCGGGATTTCGGCCATGCGATCCACCGGCGCGACCGCCTATGCGCCGTGGTATCTCAGCAGTTTGGGGGCGACTTACGCCCGGATTGGACGGCTTGAGGAGGCGCAGCGGTGTAGCGAAGAGGCATTGCTACGGATCCGCGAGACCGGCGAGCGGTGGCAGGAAGCCGAAGCATATTGCATTGCAGGGGACGTGGCGCTGGCGCTCGATCCACTCGATGTCCAGCAGGCGCGCGCTCATTTCGAGCGATCACTTGCGGTTGCGAAGCAGCAGAAAGCGAGATCATTCGAGTTGGCGGCAGCCGAAAGCCTGGCTGCGGTTTCGCCTCTGCGGACGCGCGCTCCGTCTTCGTATCCGTCATCGCGGCAGCCCGGCGAAGCCGATGTCGCCGGAGATCCGGCTGCTAAGGACGGTTGA
- a CDS encoding ABC transporter ATP-binding protein gives MHEPQGKLDSNLILSVEDLAVHFPLGGGLLSRNRRLLRAVDGVTLKLKRGECLGLVGESGSGKSTVALSILGLLTPTRGRIVLDGQVVTGRPSGDRKALARIVQMVFQDPYASLNPRQTVRRTLEDPLRVHGVTARSEIEDRVATMLRHVGLRPEQADRYPHEFSGGQRQRIGIARALILNPRIVICDEPVSALDVSIRAQIINLLLELKDTLGLSYIMISHDLGVVEHMSDRVAVMYLGRIVENGGWREIFERPAHPYTRALISAIPDPLHHAPLATTGGDLPNPLNPPNGCAFSPRCRYAVDVCRHEPGPALETRPDGHAVRCWRAEEIAGRMALASTESG, from the coding sequence ATGCATGAGCCGCAAGGGAAGTTGGACAGCAATCTCATTCTCAGTGTCGAGGATCTGGCGGTTCATTTTCCGCTCGGCGGAGGCCTGCTCAGCCGCAACCGGCGCCTGCTCCGGGCCGTCGACGGCGTCACCCTCAAGCTGAAGCGCGGCGAATGCCTTGGCCTCGTCGGCGAATCCGGCTCGGGCAAGTCGACGGTCGCCTTGTCGATCCTTGGCCTGCTGACGCCGACACGCGGCCGCATCGTGCTGGACGGGCAGGTCGTCACGGGCAGGCCATCAGGCGATCGCAAGGCGCTCGCCCGCATCGTGCAGATGGTCTTTCAGGATCCCTACGCCTCGCTCAATCCGCGCCAGACCGTGCGCCGGACGCTGGAAGATCCCCTGCGCGTGCACGGTGTGACCGCCAGAAGCGAGATCGAGGACCGCGTTGCGACCATGCTGCGGCATGTCGGCCTGCGGCCCGAACAGGCCGATCGCTACCCGCATGAATTCTCCGGCGGCCAGCGCCAGCGCATCGGCATCGCCCGCGCGCTGATCCTCAATCCCAGGATCGTCATCTGCGACGAGCCGGTCTCGGCGCTCGACGTCTCGATCCGGGCCCAGATCATCAATCTGCTGCTGGAATTGAAGGACACGCTCGGCCTGTCCTACATCATGATCAGCCACGACCTCGGCGTCGTCGAGCACATGAGCGACCGTGTCGCGGTGATGTATCTCGGCCGCATCGTCGAGAACGGCGGCTGGCGCGAGATCTTCGAGCGGCCGGCGCATCCCTATACGCGGGCGCTGATATCGGCGATCCCCGATCCCTTGCATCATGCGCCATTGGCGACGACCGGCGGCGATCTGCCCAACCCGCTCAACCCGCCGAACGGATGCGCCTTCAGCCCGCGTTGCCGCTACGCGGTTGACGTGTGCCGCCACGAGCCGGGGCCGGCGCTGGAGACGCGGCCCGATGGGCATGCGGTGAGGTGCTGGCGAGCTGAGGAGATTGCGGGGCGAATGGCGCTCGCCTCCACTGAGAGCGGATAG
- a CDS encoding autotransporter domain-containing protein, whose product MRKRGGVRSTATRLRACVLAALAFALSPSPAAAQWLEAGPFTSTNTAQTPGGILNSNTLVYGMPSQGDPVFGASNVVLQSPTDPSTYWVATVSGGIWKTTTGGASWTATTDHQSTLSIGAITIDASDPTGKTMYAGSGYYSAGGVNFAPTTTLLKSTDGGATWQTWSTPSIQGKSLDSSGNATVDAVPPAIKNIIAMGQIILLGVGGQESRDEFGNFASGGLFRSTDGGRNFSQVTGFNSEVTSLISTTIGNQIVLIAAQDGQAYKPADQVMYSTDQGATWGVLLAQGTPILSTNSPNPDHLTFTGTNQNLNMKVAVGAGGSVFVAVVQTVGSKEQVGLFYTPSFTPGSVPTWYNLGEPKYKTPSGGCRTGCSLEDMQQGDLHFALVADPVHPGVAYVAGSGVVDPNISGLSTVINELATMVRVNYDPTSQVASYTPIVFPTVGGSPHSDTRSLVINSQGNLLTTDDGGVYVLTNPSSAAASWSAFGGSAAGGNPIRAIEAYRAVMDPLTGRIGYAAQDNGAGFSAPNATLSAPNVNAPGQNVIGGDGFSVAVNYKTANGISIMYATADDSRLARVFANQNLSGSNQPTMLDINVAGTPGKNYTNYEGGSFAIVTAVNKEDPSKLLFRGRRLYTWTDPGTALSGSIDVTDITGNGTIGNAASGADLFDANPWTEKIAYGTHNATDAILAGGTHNGFGVLYLRTQQQVNAGTVNVSYANNALLSYGGYNPINVLFDPASEHRFFATDASSVWATNDTGASFTTLTMPANFRNPAGLAYVANDDGTRINNIRALVVGGVTTDGAVGSVVASETPFAVNANWMNLGPSLPNAVVYDLNYYAGIDTMVAATYGRGVFILYDVTSYFSDATELWFGKANNDSAPEASRLTGSRALEKFGTGTLTLSGAPSYSGGTIIDAGVVAITTDANLGAAQGGVTFNGGMLQFNAPLTSARSVALNADGTFDAEADTTWSGAISGAGALNKIGPGTLALTGSNSYLGGTFILGGTLAVGFDRALGDPAGQIGIDAGTLKATASFSTARVVTFGTDGGTVDVGANTLTASGLWAAQGPVTKFGSGTLALEDMGVFQGVAVNAGTLQVDGAISGASLQIAAGATLIGTGQIAAPTTVAGTLSPGETGPGVLTFTAPLTLTSTAALRIAIDGTGTGGGPGTYSQIAVSGAALTLGGTLSPFFRGIGGGATNSFTPALGQQFLIATAGSVAGTFAAVDLSAAGLPSSLRMDTIYGSTYVDLVTTPSSFSTPPAGSVWNVNQQSVAAALDALRPQAGTVSSDSALQNAINALYLLPPSQLGSLLTGLSAQSEARGVANAFDTLDVFATALQDHLIGGPIGAGFNNLSLSVSGEGRNFYSAYNSIASPGSGPTSSVLQDARGEDARSAIEPNHWWSSVYYQNSITDSSAGITGGSANITGFIAGLEGEVKPGQLFGIAASFAHTDASGTDSGSGDHYIVAAYGRRTAGPLQAAAYGGLAVSTIALHHDFQTGSGIVNQTGGATSLLAGGSIAYTFHVRDFDVSPIAALSFTHLLFDGAVMTSPQGFALDVPRQWTDRLRFTLGPTVTRTITTDRGVKLTASVAAGFLYQTAPVTALDALVFTAPTLGQTAPAGGAGGFADVGVYASLTNRLTGFVRWHGEAREHARSNQLSGGLSVTF is encoded by the coding sequence GTGCGTAAGCGTGGAGGCGTCAGGTCCACGGCGACGAGGCTGCGAGCCTGCGTGCTTGCGGCCCTGGCGTTTGCCCTCTCGCCTTCGCCCGCCGCCGCCCAATGGCTCGAGGCCGGCCCCTTCACCTCGACCAACACCGCGCAGACCCCCGGCGGCATCCTGAACAGCAATACGCTTGTCTACGGCATGCCGTCGCAAGGCGATCCCGTGTTCGGCGCCAGCAATGTCGTGCTCCAGAGCCCGACCGATCCCAGCACCTATTGGGTCGCGACCGTCTCTGGCGGCATCTGGAAGACCACCACCGGCGGCGCCAGCTGGACGGCCACGACCGACCATCAATCGACGCTCTCCATCGGCGCGATCACGATCGATGCCAGCGATCCCACCGGCAAGACGATGTATGCCGGCTCCGGCTATTACAGCGCCGGCGGCGTCAACTTTGCGCCGACCACCACACTGCTGAAATCGACCGACGGCGGCGCGACCTGGCAGACCTGGTCAACACCGAGCATTCAGGGCAAGTCTCTGGACAGCAGCGGCAATGCGACGGTCGATGCCGTTCCGCCGGCGATCAAGAACATCATCGCGATGGGCCAGATCATCCTGTTGGGGGTCGGCGGCCAGGAGTCGCGCGACGAGTTTGGAAACTTCGCCTCGGGCGGGCTGTTCCGCTCGACCGATGGCGGCCGCAACTTTTCGCAAGTAACGGGCTTCAATAGCGAGGTCACCAGCCTCATCAGCACGACCATTGGAAACCAGATCGTGCTGATCGCGGCCCAGGACGGCCAGGCCTATAAGCCTGCCGATCAGGTCATGTACAGCACCGACCAGGGCGCGACCTGGGGCGTGCTGTTGGCCCAGGGCACGCCGATCCTGTCGACCAACTCGCCCAATCCGGATCACCTCACATTCACAGGCACCAACCAGAACCTCAACATGAAGGTCGCTGTCGGAGCAGGTGGCTCCGTCTTCGTTGCGGTGGTCCAGACCGTCGGCAGCAAGGAGCAGGTCGGCCTGTTCTACACGCCGAGCTTCACGCCGGGCAGCGTGCCGACCTGGTATAATCTCGGCGAGCCCAAGTACAAGACGCCGAGCGGCGGCTGCAGGACCGGATGCTCGCTCGAGGACATGCAGCAAGGCGACCTGCATTTCGCGCTGGTCGCCGATCCCGTGCATCCCGGCGTCGCCTATGTCGCGGGCAGCGGCGTGGTCGATCCAAACATCTCCGGGTTGTCGACCGTCATCAACGAACTCGCGACGATGGTTCGGGTCAACTACGATCCGACCTCCCAGGTCGCCTCGTACACCCCGATCGTGTTCCCGACGGTAGGCGGCTCGCCGCATTCCGACACGCGTTCGCTCGTGATCAATTCACAGGGCAATTTGCTCACCACCGACGATGGCGGCGTTTACGTGCTGACCAATCCGTCGAGCGCCGCAGCCAGCTGGAGCGCGTTCGGCGGGTCGGCGGCCGGCGGCAACCCCATCCGCGCGATCGAAGCCTATCGTGCAGTCATGGATCCGCTGACTGGGCGCATCGGATATGCGGCGCAGGACAACGGCGCGGGGTTCTCGGCACCGAATGCGACGCTCTCGGCGCCCAACGTCAACGCGCCCGGGCAGAATGTGATTGGCGGCGACGGCTTCAGCGTCGCGGTCAACTACAAGACGGCGAACGGCATCTCGATCATGTACGCGACCGCCGACGACAGCCGGCTCGCGCGCGTCTTCGCCAACCAGAACCTGTCCGGGTCCAATCAGCCCACAATGCTCGACATCAATGTGGCCGGTACCCCGGGTAAAAACTATACCAATTACGAGGGCGGCTCCTTCGCCATCGTGACTGCGGTCAACAAGGAGGACCCCTCCAAGCTGCTGTTCCGGGGACGGCGGCTCTATACGTGGACCGATCCTGGCACCGCGCTGTCGGGTAGCATCGACGTCACTGACATCACCGGCAACGGCACCATCGGCAACGCCGCTTCGGGGGCCGATTTGTTCGACGCCAACCCCTGGACCGAGAAGATTGCCTACGGCACGCATAACGCGACGGATGCGATCCTGGCCGGTGGAACGCACAACGGATTTGGGGTGCTGTATCTGCGCACGCAGCAACAGGTCAATGCGGGCACCGTCAACGTCAGCTACGCCAACAACGCGCTGCTGTCATATGGCGGCTACAACCCGATCAACGTGCTGTTCGATCCGGCCAGCGAACACAGGTTTTTCGCAACCGACGCAAGCAGTGTCTGGGCGACCAACGATACCGGCGCGAGCTTCACCACGCTGACGATGCCGGCCAATTTCAGGAATCCGGCGGGCCTTGCCTATGTTGCCAATGACGACGGCACCCGCATCAACAACATCCGGGCGCTCGTGGTCGGCGGCGTCACCACCGATGGCGCGGTGGGCTCGGTCGTCGCGTCGGAGACGCCGTTCGCGGTCAATGCCAACTGGATGAATCTCGGGCCGAGCCTGCCGAATGCGGTGGTGTACGACCTCAATTATTACGCCGGCATCGACACCATGGTGGCCGCGACCTACGGCCGTGGCGTCTTCATCCTTTATGACGTCACGAGCTATTTTTCTGACGCCACCGAGCTCTGGTTCGGCAAGGCCAACAATGATTCCGCGCCCGAAGCCTCGCGCTTGACCGGAAGCCGCGCGCTGGAAAAGTTCGGCACGGGCACGCTGACATTGTCGGGCGCGCCGAGCTATTCGGGCGGCACGATCATCGACGCCGGCGTCGTCGCCATCACCACTGACGCCAATCTCGGCGCAGCACAGGGCGGCGTGACCTTCAACGGCGGCATGCTCCAGTTCAACGCGCCGCTCACCTCGGCGCGGTCGGTCGCGCTGAATGCCGACGGCACGTTCGATGCCGAGGCCGATACGACCTGGTCGGGCGCGATCTCCGGCGCGGGGGCGTTGAACAAGATCGGTCCGGGAACGCTGGCGCTGACCGGCAGCAACAGCTATCTCGGCGGCACCTTCATCCTTGGCGGTACGCTCGCCGTCGGCTTCGACCGTGCGCTCGGCGACCCCGCGGGCCAGATCGGCATCGACGCCGGCACGCTCAAGGCGACAGCTTCATTCTCGACGGCGCGCGTCGTGACATTCGGCACCGACGGCGGCACGGTCGATGTCGGAGCCAACACGCTGACGGCGTCGGGGCTCTGGGCCGCGCAAGGGCCGGTGACCAAGTTCGGGTCCGGCACGCTCGCGCTGGAAGACATGGGCGTTTTTCAGGGCGTCGCGGTCAATGCCGGCACGCTCCAGGTCGACGGCGCCATCAGCGGCGCATCGCTCCAGATCGCCGCCGGAGCCACGCTGATTGGGACCGGTCAGATCGCGGCCCCGACGACCGTCGCCGGTACATTGTCGCCGGGGGAAACGGGACCGGGGGTGCTCACCTTCACCGCGCCGCTGACGTTGACCTCGACAGCCGCGCTGCGCATTGCGATCGACGGCACCGGGACCGGTGGCGGACCCGGCACCTATTCGCAGATTGCGGTCAGCGGTGCAGCATTGACCCTCGGCGGCACGCTCTCACCCTTCTTCCGCGGCATCGGTGGCGGTGCCACCAACAGTTTTACGCCCGCGCTCGGCCAGCAATTCCTGATCGCGACGGCGGGGAGCGTGGCTGGCACATTTGCCGCCGTCGATCTGAGCGCAGCCGGGCTGCCGTCCTCGCTGCGGATGGACACGATCTACGGATCGACCTATGTCGACCTCGTCACGACCCCGTCGTCCTTCAGCACCCCTCCTGCCGGATCGGTGTGGAATGTCAACCAGCAGAGCGTGGCTGCAGCGCTCGACGCGCTGCGGCCGCAGGCGGGCACCGTCTCCTCGGACAGCGCCCTCCAGAACGCGATCAACGCACTGTACCTGCTGCCGCCTTCGCAGCTCGGATCTCTGCTCACGGGCCTCTCCGCGCAAAGCGAAGCCCGTGGCGTTGCAAACGCGTTCGACACGCTCGATGTATTTGCCACCGCGCTGCAGGATCATCTGATCGGCGGCCCGATAGGCGCGGGATTCAACAATCTCTCGCTCTCGGTGAGCGGTGAGGGGCGAAACTTCTATTCGGCCTATAACAGCATCGCGAGTCCGGGCAGCGGCCCGACCAGCTCGGTCCTCCAGGACGCGCGCGGTGAGGACGCGCGCAGCGCCATCGAGCCCAACCATTGGTGGAGCTCGGTCTATTATCAGAACAGCATCACCGACAGTTCCGCCGGGATCACCGGCGGCTCCGCGAATATCACGGGCTTCATCGCCGGCCTCGAGGGCGAGGTGAAGCCAGGACAATTGTTCGGCATCGCCGCCTCGTTTGCCCACACCGACGCCAGCGGCACCGATTCCGGCTCGGGCGATCATTACATCGTGGCAGCCTATGGCAGGCGCACCGCCGGACCGCTCCAGGCGGCGGCCTATGGCGGCCTTGCGGTCTCGACGATCGCGCTGCATCACGATTTCCAGACGGGATCGGGCATCGTCAACCAGACTGGCGGTGCCACCAGCCTGCTGGCCGGCGGCTCGATCGCCTACACCTTCCATGTGCGCGATTTCGACGTGTCGCCGATTGCCGCGCTGTCGTTCACGCACCTGCTGTTCGACGGCGCCGTCATGACCTCGCCACAGGGCTTTGCCCTCGACGTACCAAGGCAATGGACCGATCGCCTGCGCTTCACGCTGGGTCCGACGGTAACCCGCACGATCACCACCGATCGCGGCGTCAAGCTCACGGCCAGCGTCGCCGCCGGCTTCCTCTATCAGACCGCGCCGGTGACGGCATTGGACGCACTGGTGTTCACCGCGCCCACCCTGGGGCAGACCGCGCCGGCAGGCGGGGCGGGCGGCTTCGCCGACGTCGGCGTCTACGCCTCGCTCACCAACCGGCTGACCGGCTTCGTCCGCTGGCACGGCGAGGCGCGTGAGCACGCGCGCAGCAACCAGCTGTCTGGCGGTCTGAGCGTCACGTTCTGA
- the chrA gene encoding chromate efflux transporter translates to MSNLNPSTDISVNPRSLAGSPLEVLRIFIKLGLTCFGGPIAHIGYFRDEFVVRRKWIDEHAYADLVGLCQFLPGPASSQVGFSIGLMRAGYPGALAAWTGFTLPSAAILVLFAYGAGALGGPVGAGLLHGLKLTAVAIVAQAVWGMARNLCPDRERASIAVVAALIILFSTASLAQIGAIVLGGLAGLWLCRSEAPASSGHVDMPVSRSVGLTAAGVFFVLLAGLPVLRGLTGSTGVALFDAFYRSGALVFGGGHVVLPLLREAFVAPGWLTDDAFLAGYGAAQAVPGPLFTFAAYLGTVVSPEPHGVAGAALGLVGIFLPGILVLLSALPFWDSFRKRAGAQAMMRGVNAAVVGVLGAALYNPVWTTTVHSPRDFGIALVGFVLLVAWRAPPLAVVAFSAAAGTAMALI, encoded by the coding sequence GTGAGCAACCTCAATCCGTCAACCGACATCTCCGTCAATCCGCGATCCCTCGCCGGCTCGCCGCTGGAGGTGCTGCGCATCTTCATCAAACTGGGTCTGACCTGCTTCGGCGGCCCGATCGCCCATATCGGCTACTTCCGCGACGAGTTCGTGGTGCGGCGAAAATGGATCGACGAGCATGCCTATGCCGATCTGGTCGGGCTGTGTCAGTTCCTGCCCGGTCCCGCCAGCAGCCAGGTCGGCTTCTCGATCGGCCTGATGCGCGCGGGCTATCCCGGCGCGCTTGCCGCCTGGACCGGCTTCACCTTGCCGTCTGCCGCGATCCTGGTTCTGTTCGCCTATGGCGCCGGCGCGCTGGGCGGACCGGTCGGCGCCGGCCTGCTGCATGGACTGAAGCTCACTGCGGTCGCCATCGTGGCGCAGGCCGTCTGGGGCATGGCGCGCAACCTCTGCCCGGACCGCGAGCGCGCGTCGATCGCAGTGGTGGCAGCGCTCATCATCCTCTTCAGTACGGCCTCGCTCGCCCAGATCGGCGCGATCGTCCTCGGCGGGCTCGCCGGCCTTTGGCTGTGCCGCAGCGAAGCGCCCGCGTCGTCCGGGCACGTGGACATGCCGGTGTCACGGTCCGTGGGGCTGACTGCTGCCGGGGTGTTCTTTGTCCTGCTGGCAGGTCTTCCCGTTCTGCGCGGCCTGACCGGCTCCACGGGCGTCGCCCTGTTCGACGCCTTCTATCGCTCCGGCGCGCTCGTGTTCGGCGGCGGCCATGTCGTGCTCCCGCTCCTGCGTGAAGCTTTCGTCGCCCCGGGCTGGTTGACCGACGATGCCTTTCTCGCCGGCTACGGCGCCGCTCAGGCGGTGCCGGGTCCGCTCTTCACCTTCGCGGCTTACCTTGGCACGGTGGTCTCTCCGGAACCGCACGGGGTGGCTGGCGCCGCGCTCGGCCTCGTCGGCATCTTCCTGCCGGGAATCCTGGTCCTGCTGAGCGCGCTCCCGTTCTGGGATTCGTTCCGGAAGCGCGCCGGCGCTCAGGCCATGATGCGCGGGGTCAACGCCGCGGTGGTCGGCGTGCTCGGTGCAGCGCTCTACAATCCGGTCTGGACAACCACCGTGCATTCGCCGCGCGATTTCGGCATCGCCCTAGTCGGGTTCGTCCTGCTGGTCGCCTGGCGCGCCCCTCCGCTGGCCGTCGTCGCTTTCAGCGCGGCCGCCGGAACTGCGATGGCCCTGATCTGA